A part of Papaver somniferum cultivar HN1 unplaced genomic scaffold, ASM357369v1 unplaced-scaffold_118, whole genome shotgun sequence genomic DNA contains:
- the LOC113330350 gene encoding plastid division protein PDV2-like: MEGDEIGIVLSRASELRWKINNCINNSNERDDKEKVTETEGGVVDTTSNLSLDDESLLNIRDALDSLEVQLSSLQALQQQQKYEREVILAEIDQSRKILLEKLNDYKGEELEVIQEASAFASETVEHSDDLLLPPYPSRPPDSLILNKGYPSNFNSTRTSTQNGINGEDKKTSELGEKQTASPAENSSKGLKHIFVAAAKSVITIVSVISLLRLAGFHTRMRRRTSAQFKISNPFQKPAAGEKQRLIECPPGKVLVIENGEPRCLVKERVEIPFESVVTAPDVNYGCG, encoded by the exons ATGGAAGGAGACGAGATAGGCATAGTTTTATCAAGAGCTTCAGAACTTCGATGGAAGATTAACAATTGCATTAATAACTCCAATGAAAGAGATGATAAAGAAAAAGTTACTGAAACTGAAGGAGGCGTCGTTGATACAACATCAAATCTTTCTCTCGATGATGAGTCTCTGTTGAACATTCGTGATGCCCTAGATTCTCTTGAAGTACAACTCTCTTCTTTACAG GCtctgcaacagcagcagaaatacgAGAGAGAAGTAATTCTCGCTGAAATTGATCAGAGTCGTAAGATTTTACTCGAGAAACTGAATGATTACAAAGGAGAAGAGTTGGAAGTGATACAGGAAGCGTCTGCTTTTGCCAGTGAGACAGTTGAGCATAGTGATGATCTCCTCCTTCCACCATATCCAAGTCGACCTCCAGACTCGCTAATCTTAAATAAAGGCTATCCTTCAAATTTCAATTCTACACGTACGTCTACTCAAAATGGGATCAATGGAGAAGACAAGAAAACGAGTGAGTTGGGCGAGAAACAAACTGCATCCCCTGCTGAAAACTCATCTAAGGGGCTGAAACATATCTTTGTTGCTGCAGCTAAATCTGTGATCACCATTGTCAGTGTCATATCTTTGCTACGCCTTGCTGGTTTTCACACAAGGATGAGGAGGAGGACCAGCGCTCAGTTCAAGATTTCAAACCCATTTCAGAAACCGGCAGCAGGGGAGAAGCAACGACTTATTGAGTGCCCTCCTGGGAAAGTTCTGGTGATAGAAAATGGAGAACCTCGATGCCTAGTTAAAGAAAGGGTTGAGATACCATTTGAGTCAGTTGTTACAGCCCCCGATGTAAATTACGGCTGTGGTTGA
- the LOC113330349 gene encoding STS14 protein-like, protein MARFFMVPYHIFLVLVALSTSTTLTIAFVPSTLVAPPPLQPKTTIPPAQAHLRAPTVSPSNYRKPKPLTSAAKEFLAAHNKARAEVNVAPLKWSDKLAHDTDMLVRYQRDKKNCRFADMSLTQYGMNQMWASGMRVTPTRAVGLWLQSKKHYSYQKNTCAPRHDNCGVYKQVVWKKTLEVGCAQAKCGRDGSTISICFYYPPGNVIGERPY, encoded by the coding sequence ATGGCTCGTTTCTTTATGGTGCCATACCACATTTTTCTAGTTCTAGTGGCTCTATCTACTAGTACCACCTTAACCATTGCTTTTGTACCATCAACACTGGTTGCTCCTCCTCCACTTCAGCCTAAAACCACCATTCCTCCAGCACAGGCTCATCTAAGAGCTCCAACAGTTTCTCCATCAAATTACAGAAAACCGAAGCCACTAACATCCGCAGCAAAAGAATTCCTTGCTGCCCATAACAAAGCAAGAGCTGAAGTAAACGTAGCTCCATTAAAATGGAGCGACAAGTTAGCGCATGACACCGATATGTTAGTGAGATATCAAAGGGATAAGAAGAACTGTAGATTTGCAGACATGAGTTTGACTCAGTATGGAATGAATCAAATGTGGGCTAGTGGAATGAGAGTAACACCAACTAGAGCAGTTGGGTTATGGTTACAGAGTAAGAAACATTACAGCTATCAGAAAAATACTTGTGCACCAAGACATGATAATTGTGGTGTTTATaaacaagttgtttggaagaaaaCATTAGAAGTTGGTTGTGCTCAAGCTAAATGTGGCAGAGATGGTTCTACTATCTCAATTTGCTTCTATTATCCTCCTGGTAATGTTATTGGAGAACGGCCTTATTAG